A genomic stretch from Desulfurococcaceae archaeon MEX13E-LK6-19 includes:
- a CDS encoding NFACT family protein: MLKKSMNILDILAWVRENKNAVVGARISNIYKATNYWYMKIHGKSRLLLKIEPGRRIHFSSVEPSAKSIDKLTAVLRKHTRGGIIIDCNNIGFERIIKLTISAHKTTYNLYVELLPRGTLVLTNDKNVIIYASQFIEMKDRSIKPRIEYKLPPSSLDLLEIDEKTIVNRIRMGRDLVRGVARGLMLPGEVAEEVLYRAGLYELKTIDPKAISENDLLRIFDELKNLINESSGGKGFLVRNSNMDIPVSFTPYYPSVYKEIHGLDVIETNTFNDAVDAYFTYIEKIEEENRRKKILEEEMKKLNKTIEAQKKLVIEYEEKIKDLEKKALLLSMKAYEVQEILNCVNKIRNSLGWEKVTECNNVKSYNKKQGLVCINVDEEIICLDIRKDVWTTIKELYKRIGELKHKYKKALEVLEELEKKRREIEAERVARAKEARFLIKPRMWYERYHWLITSEGYLVVAGRDASQNESLVRKYLEPNDIFLHADIHGAPATILKTRGMQPSEQSIREAAVIAACYSKAWKAGFAAIDVFWVKGEQVSKTPPSGEYLGKGAFMIYGKKNYVKNVELKLAIGIEPVHDEIYGFYQRVIVGPPELVKKRSLVYTILIPGDQKPATLSKDIISRFKKILGEELFVNDNDVLERIPGPSRILGFYKGEAVLESQENT, encoded by the coding sequence ATGCTCAAAAAATCAATGAATATTTTGGATATACTGGCATGGGTTAGAGAGAACAAAAATGCTGTTGTTGGTGCAAGGATTTCAAATATTTATAAGGCTACGAACTATTGGTACATGAAAATACATGGAAAATCAAGATTATTATTGAAAATAGAGCCAGGCAGAAGAATACACTTTTCCAGCGTAGAGCCTTCAGCTAAATCTATTGATAAACTAACAGCTGTACTAAGAAAACATACTAGAGGAGGCATAATTATTGATTGCAATAACATAGGTTTCGAGAGAATCATAAAATTAACTATATCTGCACACAAAACAACATACAATCTATACGTAGAGCTTCTACCTCGAGGCACACTAGTACTCACAAATGATAAGAACGTGATAATTTATGCAAGCCAGTTCATTGAAATGAAGGATAGAAGCATAAAGCCAAGAATTGAATACAAGCTTCCTCCATCTTCACTAGATCTACTAGAAATAGACGAGAAAACTATAGTGAACAGAATCAGAATGGGAAGGGATTTAGTGAGGGGTGTTGCTAGAGGGCTAATGCTTCCAGGTGAAGTAGCTGAAGAGGTATTGTATAGAGCAGGTCTTTATGAATTAAAAACAATTGACCCTAAGGCCATCAGCGAAAACGATTTATTAAGAATATTTGACGAACTAAAGAATCTAATTAATGAATCAAGTGGGGGTAAAGGTTTTCTTGTAAGAAACAGCAACATGGATATACCCGTATCATTCACGCCATATTATCCTAGTGTCTATAAAGAAATCCATGGACTCGACGTCATAGAGACAAATACGTTTAATGATGCTGTAGATGCCTATTTTACTTATATTGAGAAGATTGAGGAGGAGAATAGAAGAAAGAAGATTCTTGAAGAAGAGATGAAGAAACTCAATAAGACTATTGAAGCACAGAAAAAACTTGTCATTGAATACGAAGAGAAGATCAAAGATCTCGAGAAAAAAGCCTTGCTATTATCTATGAAGGCCTATGAGGTTCAAGAGATACTGAACTGTGTTAATAAGATCAGGAATAGCCTTGGCTGGGAGAAAGTAACTGAGTGCAACAATGTTAAAAGCTACAATAAGAAGCAAGGTCTGGTCTGTATTAATGTTGACGAGGAGATTATTTGTCTTGACATAAGGAAGGATGTGTGGACAACTATTAAAGAACTGTATAAACGAATTGGCGAACTTAAACACAAGTATAAGAAGGCCTTGGAGGTACTTGAAGAGCTTGAGAAAAAACGTAGAGAAATAGAGGCAGAAAGAGTGGCTAGAGCTAAGGAGGCTAGATTCTTAATCAAACCAAGGATGTGGTATGAACGATATCACTGGCTTATAACTAGTGAAGGCTACTTAGTAGTTGCCGGTAGGGATGCAAGCCAAAACGAGTCATTGGTAAGAAAATATCTCGAACCAAACGATATTTTCCTGCACGCCGATATCCATGGTGCACCTGCCACCATACTCAAGACGAGGGGGATGCAACCCAGTGAACAAAGTATACGTGAAGCAGCAGTGATCGCTGCCTGCTACTCAAAAGCCTGGAAAGCAGGGTTCGCCGCTATCGATGTATTCTGGGTAAAAGGCGAGCAAGTATCAAAGACTCCTCCTTCAGGAGAATACTTGGGTAAAGGAGCATTTATGATATACGGGAAGAAGAACTACGTCAAGAATGTTGAACTTAAACTCGCAATCGGGATAGAGCCCGTACACGACGAGATATATGGTTTCTACCAAAGAGTAATTGTTGGCCCCCCAGAGCTTGTCAAAAAGAGGAGTCTAGTCTACACGATTCTAATACCTGGCGACCAAAAACCTGCTACATTATCGAAAGACATTATATCTAGGTTCAAGAAAATTCTTGGCGAGGAATTGTTTGTAAATGATAATGATGTTCTCGAGAGGATACCCGGCCCATCGAGAATCCTAGGCTTCTACAAAGGTGAAGCAGTCCTTGAATCCCAAGAGAATACATAG
- a CDS encoding MBL fold metallo-hydrolase, with amino-acid sequence MGTRAMATVIDMSGTKIFIDPGVSFAPKRYGLPPHPKELERFEKHLDEVHKEVVDSDYIIITHYHRDHYLYRDGEEEYYRGKHLYIKHPEENINPSQKIRAYVLLKKKNVENLVKSLNIADGNRFTIDDNIILEFSDPVPHGCDGTKLGYVVMVYISCEDISILHASDVQGPMNTKAKNFIIEKDPDILIISGPPTYMEGHKISNENIETALANMKEIIGNTVNLNTIILDHHLLRDLDYKERIRDLLVAAEKNNIRVLTAAEYCGKPIEQLEALRKKLWEEDRK; translated from the coding sequence ATGGGCACAAGGGCTATGGCTACAGTAATTGACATGAGCGGGACGAAAATCTTCATTGACCCCGGCGTGAGCTTTGCGCCAAAACGATACGGCCTACCTCCCCATCCAAAAGAGCTTGAGAGATTCGAGAAACACCTAGACGAAGTCCATAAGGAGGTCGTGGATAGCGACTATATTATCATAACACATTACCATAGAGACCACTATCTATACCGAGATGGAGAGGAGGAATACTATAGAGGTAAGCACCTCTATATAAAACATCCTGAAGAAAACATTAATCCAAGCCAGAAAATCAGAGCATACGTACTCTTAAAGAAAAAGAATGTCGAAAACCTCGTAAAATCCCTAAATATAGCTGACGGCAATAGGTTTACAATAGATGACAACATAATACTAGAGTTTTCGGACCCCGTTCCCCATGGATGTGATGGAACAAAACTAGGATATGTTGTAATGGTGTATATTTCATGCGAAGACATCAGTATACTCCATGCAAGTGATGTCCAGGGTCCAATGAATACTAAAGCTAAGAACTTTATTATAGAAAAGGATCCAGACATACTAATAATATCCGGGCCACCAACATACATGGAAGGACACAAAATAAGTAATGAGAATATTGAGACGGCATTAGCGAACATGAAAGAAATTATTGGTAACACAGTAAACCTTAACACAATTATTCTCGATCATCATCTTTTGAGAGACCTTGACTACAAGGAGAGGATACGGGATTTACTTGTTGCCGCGGAAAAGAATAATATTAGAGTTTTGACAGCTGCCGAATACTGTGGTAAACCTATAGAACAGTTAGAGGCGTTGAGGAAGAAACTATGGGAAGAAGACCGAAAATAG
- the nucS gene encoding endonuclease NucS — MVVQPKDLREAGEAIKKGIQNKNVVIIIGRCSIEYEGRSESRLSEGERLVIIKEDGAFIVHRPTGYAPVNWQPNTSAIRVEHADDMLVVTAIRSSPREIVRVFFSDVKAVVMGKLVDTGEFIIYLDEHEIRDLIYEEPWIVEEGLKIIEKEKKLPVGSIDLFGYDSSGKPVIIEIKRVTASRDAVLQLYKYVESYARNYGVKPRGILVAPSLTQKAIETAEKLGLEYKVVNIQKLWKMKKEKKRVGIGGEKSILDFFRKQNST; from the coding sequence ATGGTTGTTCAACCAAAGGATTTGAGAGAAGCAGGTGAGGCCATAAAGAAGGGTATTCAGAATAAAAATGTTGTGATCATTATAGGCCGTTGTAGTATTGAATACGAAGGACGTAGTGAATCACGGTTATCTGAGGGAGAGAGACTGGTTATAATTAAGGAGGATGGTGCTTTTATAGTACATAGACCTACTGGTTATGCCCCGGTCAACTGGCAACCAAATACTTCAGCTATTAGGGTCGAGCATGCTGATGACATGCTTGTTGTCACTGCTATACGTAGTAGCCCAAGGGAAATTGTTAGAGTATTCTTTAGTGATGTAAAGGCTGTTGTTATGGGGAAACTTGTTGATACAGGAGAGTTCATAATATATCTTGATGAACATGAAATAAGGGATTTGATTTACGAGGAACCATGGATTGTTGAGGAAGGGCTTAAAATTATTGAAAAGGAGAAGAAACTGCCTGTAGGCAGTATTGATTTATTTGGATATGATAGTAGTGGTAAGCCCGTTATCATCGAGATCAAACGCGTAACAGCTTCACGTGATGCAGTACTGCAATTATACAAGTACGTAGAGTCTTACGCTAGAAACTATGGTGTAAAACCTCGTGGAATACTTGTAGCTCCCTCGTTAACACAGAAAGCTATCGAGACAGCTGAGAAACTTGGGCTCGAGTATAAGGTTGTCAATATCCAGAAGCTCTGGAAAATGAAGAAAGAGAAGAAACGGGTGGGCATAGGTGGAGAAAAAAGCATACTTGACTTCTTTAGAAAACAAAACAGTACATGA
- a CDS encoding class I SAM-dependent methyltransferase yields MEKKAYLTSLENKTVHEDTVLLYDTTYSRYDELYRDEQYEKYEYVIFNKRILPGSLILDLGCGTGLFYEFLKNENINVEKYICIDPSSGMLSRVLSKTHGGDKFRILIIQGYGEQIPLRSNMVDTIYSFTVINNVIDKKSFLYEAKRVLKKHGALLVSFLEKDPNKNGIIEMIDNVCSESPDLECVFIGCKGKDCFYLITRT; encoded by the coding sequence GTGGAGAAAAAAGCATACTTGACTTCTTTAGAAAACAAAACAGTACATGAAGACACGGTTTTGCTTTATGATACAACATATAGTCGATACGATGAGCTATATAGAGATGAACAATATGAGAAATACGAGTATGTGATTTTCAATAAGCGCATCCTACCTGGTTCCTTGATTCTCGACCTAGGCTGTGGCACGGGTCTCTTCTACGAATTTCTTAAAAACGAAAACATTAATGTCGAGAAATATATCTGTATCGACCCAAGTAGTGGTATGCTTTCTAGGGTTCTAAGTAAAACACATGGTGGGGACAAGTTTAGAATACTGATAATACAAGGATATGGAGAACAAATTCCTTTGAGGAGTAACATGGTTGATACAATATATTCTTTCACTGTCATAAATAATGTTATTGATAAGAAGAGCTTTCTTTATGAAGCAAAAAGAGTTCTTAAAAAACACGGAGCACTACTTGTTTCATTCCTAGAGAAAGACCCTAATAAAAACGGTATAATAGAGATGATAGATAATGTCTGTAGCGAATCGCCTGATCTAGAATGTGTTTTTATCGGATGCAAAGGTAAAGATTGTTTTTATTTGATCACAAGAACTTAG
- a CDS encoding ribonucleoprotein: MVATVRQPSTPKLVSPLKYLRGAINQIVLVKLKDGTEYVGVLELVDNTMNVVLSDCEEIDPEGKPTAKYGRVLIRGSHILFVSINYGQVAPEIAAR; encoded by the coding sequence TTGGTAGCCACAGTAAGACAGCCGAGCACACCTAAACTTGTGTCTCCTCTAAAATACCTTAGAGGAGCAATAAACCAAATCGTATTAGTTAAACTAAAAGATGGGACAGAATATGTTGGGGTACTAGAACTTGTAGACAATACTATGAATGTTGTTCTATCTGACTGCGAGGAAATAGATCCTGAAGGAAAACCAACAGCGAAGTACGGCAGGGTACTAATTAGGGGTAGTCATATACTGTTTGTCAGCATAAACTACGGACAAGTAGCACCCGAAATAGCTGCAAGATAA
- a CDS encoding CBS domain-containing protein, which produces MLTARYIMTPEIRYINVKDSIAKAARRILGEGVGSLIVVDENVSPIGIVTKRDIIRAILFEKFNSDEPVEKIMSKPLITIDADAQIEEIINTMIKYNISHLPVKENGKIIGMISDQDLMEYLKDLLDIIKKKLGEQ; this is translated from the coding sequence GTGTTAACTGCAAGATATATCATGACTCCTGAGATAAGATATATTAATGTTAAAGATAGTATAGCCAAAGCTGCCCGAAGAATACTTGGTGAAGGAGTAGGTAGTCTTATTGTCGTTGACGAGAATGTATCACCAATAGGTATTGTAACCAAGAGAGATATAATAAGGGCTATATTATTCGAAAAATTCAATTCTGATGAACCTGTCGAAAAGATCATGAGTAAACCTCTCATAACTATTGATGCTGATGCACAGATCGAAGAAATAATAAATACAATGATTAAATATAACATAAGTCATTTACCCGTCAAGGAAAACGGTAAAATAATCGGTATGATATCTGATCAGGATCTTATGGAGTACCTCAAGGATCTCTTAGATATTATTAAGAAGAAGCTCGGTGAACAATGA
- a CDS encoding CBS domain-containing protein, with protein sequence MGGLIPRKTRKFGWRDKYRWLRSDGKPNFDDRIYRKTEELLIIAKKPVATVSSSTPIIEALEKMSRGYRSLIVIKGSNLLEGLVVSMDFINYLGGGEYYNIVVNRHGRNIFSALKNEHVSTLMNREPVVAYVDEKFPDVLEKMVVNGVGVIPVVTRNNEVYGIITEKDILDYLSTSTYVGVKVSEVMSSPVVTIDANATIKTSMEKMTKYGFRRLPVTKGNVVEGIITAMDIIKFFGTHEAFRRTTTGDIEDVLKTPVNELMVREVVAIAPDKDIGEAAKLMAEKNVGSVLVVNENNELIGIVTERDILYAVATPKK encoded by the coding sequence GTGGGTGGATTAATACCTAGGAAGACAAGAAAGTTTGGCTGGAGAGATAAATATAGATGGCTGAGAAGTGATGGAAAACCAAATTTCGATGATAGGATCTATAGGAAGACAGAAGAACTGCTAATTATTGCGAAGAAACCTGTAGCTACAGTATCTTCTTCAACACCTATTATTGAAGCATTAGAGAAAATGAGTCGAGGATATAGGAGTCTTATAGTGATCAAGGGATCGAACTTACTTGAAGGACTTGTTGTTTCAATGGATTTCATAAACTATCTTGGTGGGGGAGAATACTATAATATTGTCGTGAATAGGCATGGAAGAAATATTTTCTCGGCATTAAAAAATGAACATGTTTCAACTTTGATGAATAGAGAACCCGTTGTAGCATATGTTGACGAGAAATTCCCTGATGTTCTAGAGAAAATGGTGGTTAATGGTGTGGGTGTAATTCCTGTTGTAACTAGAAACAATGAGGTCTATGGCATCATAACAGAGAAAGATATTCTAGACTACTTGTCAACAAGCACGTATGTTGGCGTAAAAGTATCTGAAGTAATGTCCTCTCCTGTTGTAACCATTGATGCCAATGCAACGATAAAAACTTCAATGGAAAAAATGACCAAATATGGGTTCCGTCGTCTTCCTGTGACCAAAGGAAATGTAGTTGAGGGAATCATAACAGCTATGGATATAATAAAATTCTTCGGAACGCATGAAGCGTTCAGGAGGACTACCACGGGAGACATAGAAGACGTACTTAAAACCCCTGTTAATGAGCTCATGGTGCGTGAAGTAGTTGCTATAGCACCTGATAAGGATATTGGGGAAGCGGCAAAACTTATGGCTGAAAAGAATGTTGGCTCAGTGTTGGTTGTTAATGAGAACAATGAGCTTATTGGAATAGTGACTGAGCGTGATATACTGTATGCTGTGGCTACACCTAAAAAATAG
- a CDS encoding CBS domain-containing protein: MKANDFMTKEFPLIDKNETLYHAYKVMEKHGVDKMVIYEYVVVAEHREERRLAGVITSRDIVQKLATQRTRLTTPSSLHVSSFMNAPVVYVTPSEDVVNILNIMVEKGYGILPVVENNDIVGVIYRENLLKLLGEDDTEVRVIMDTQPFVAKTTDRVLKVRDTMLKKDVSFMPVVDDKNDLVGYVTIFDVAYAIFKFQDIVPAKFRKERIMHLIVEDIMRFRPPTLRITDTVVTAASKILEKNSRGAIVLDEIGDIAGVVTIHRIIEHLYEKISQGK, encoded by the coding sequence ATGAAAGCAAATGACTTTATGACAAAAGAGTTTCCACTAATAGACAAAAACGAAACGTTGTACCATGCATATAAAGTCATGGAAAAACATGGAGTAGATAAGATGGTTATTTATGAATACGTTGTGGTGGCAGAACACCGCGAAGAAAGAAGGCTTGCTGGAGTTATTACAAGCAGGGATATAGTACAGAAATTAGCTACACAGAGAACAAGACTTACAACACCCAGTAGTTTACATGTATCAAGTTTCATGAACGCACCAGTGGTCTATGTTACACCAAGTGAAGATGTAGTGAACATACTTAATATAATGGTTGAAAAAGGCTATGGCATACTCCCCGTGGTAGAGAATAATGATATTGTTGGTGTGATATATCGTGAAAACCTCCTCAAATTACTTGGAGAAGATGATACCGAAGTAAGAGTCATAATGGATACACAACCCTTTGTAGCAAAGACTACTGATAGAGTACTGAAAGTTAGAGACACAATGCTTAAGAAAGATGTTTCCTTCATGCCTGTAGTAGATGATAAAAATGATCTAGTAGGCTACGTGACTATATTTGATGTAGCATATGCTATATTCAAATTCCAAGATATAGTGCCAGCTAAATTCAGGAAAGAAAGGATAATGCATTTGATTGTAGAGGATATAATGAGGTTTAGGCCTCCTACCTTAAGAATAACAGATACCGTAGTTACAGCTGCTTCAAAAATTCTTGAAAAGAACTCAAGGGGTGCTATAGTTCTTGATGAAATAGGTGATATTGCTGGTGTAGTAACAATACATAGAATAATCGAGCATTTATACGAAAAAATCAGTCAGGGTAAATGA
- a CDS encoding TIGR00296 family protein, giving the protein MSGQKPIHPSELSYDEGVFLVKLARKAVEYYFDSGGKILEPPEDTPEKLKRPGMCFTTIETYKGEELRSLRGCIGFLAPIQPLVEAVIKSAIEAAFNDPRFPPIAKSELSQVTFEVSILSTPEPIVVENRWDLPKKIIIGKHGLVVKKGFFQGTLLPQVPIEYCWDEETFLAETCIKAGLTPDCWLHEDTEVLAYEGRVFREKKPYGDVEEFDLSKEYERLCRSKLG; this is encoded by the coding sequence TTGTCGGGACAAAAACCAATTCATCCCAGTGAATTATCGTATGATGAAGGCGTTTTTCTCGTCAAACTGGCACGTAAAGCCGTAGAGTACTATTTTGATTCCGGCGGCAAAATACTCGAACCCCCCGAGGACACACCTGAGAAACTGAAAAGACCAGGTATGTGTTTTACTACTATTGAAACATACAAAGGCGAAGAGCTTAGAAGTCTACGTGGATGTATAGGTTTTCTTGCGCCAATACAGCCTCTTGTTGAGGCAGTAATTAAATCCGCTATTGAGGCAGCATTTAATGATCCTAGGTTTCCGCCAATAGCCAAAAGCGAGTTGAGCCAAGTTACTTTCGAGGTTTCTATTCTATCTACTCCAGAGCCTATTGTTGTTGAAAATAGGTGGGATCTACCTAAAAAGATAATTATTGGTAAACATGGACTTGTTGTGAAGAAAGGCTTCTTCCAGGGTACATTACTGCCCCAGGTTCCAATTGAGTATTGTTGGGATGAAGAGACCTTTCTCGCGGAAACATGTATAAAAGCGGGTTTAACGCCGGATTGCTGGCTGCATGAAGATACTGAAGTACTTGCATATGAGGGTAGGGTGTTTAGAGAAAAGAAACCATACGGTGATGTCGAGGAATTTGATTTATCGAAAGAATATGAGCGGTTATGTAGGAGTAAGTTAGGTTAA
- a CDS encoding ATP/GTP-binding protein: MVMIVAFIGPAGSGKTSLVNAYGKWVKDNLWLRVAQVNLDPGAEILPYKPVFDIRSMFTIRDIMVKYNLGPNGAFIKAGELIAENTSSIMEKNPFNNIDEWDIILIDTPGQMEAFIFRPSSNILFEKLRSLGSIIGVFIIDATAITSLTDALVLWFLGLLTQIKTGLPIVPVINKIDVAPNTEYAELLIKEPEKLVELAKQEETGEGLLSDLSHELTQIALKTRQALRPVKVSAKDGTGLDELHYLLHEVLCACGDLT, from the coding sequence ATGGTAATGATCGTAGCGTTTATTGGTCCCGCTGGCAGCGGGAAGACAAGCCTTGTTAACGCTTATGGCAAGTGGGTTAAGGATAATTTGTGGCTGCGTGTTGCACAGGTAAATCTGGATCCTGGTGCCGAGATTTTACCCTATAAGCCAGTATTCGATATAAGGTCTATGTTCACAATAAGGGACATCATGGTTAAGTACAACCTAGGACCCAATGGGGCTTTCATAAAAGCAGGAGAACTAATTGCAGAAAATACTTCTTCTATAATGGAGAAAAATCCTTTCAACAATATTGATGAATGGGATATAATACTCATAGACACACCTGGCCAAATGGAGGCATTCATATTCCGCCCCAGCAGCAACATACTATTCGAGAAGCTGAGGAGTCTAGGCAGTATAATAGGGGTCTTCATAATTGATGCCACAGCAATAACTTCACTAACAGACGCACTAGTACTATGGTTCCTAGGCTTACTGACCCAAATAAAAACGGGGTTACCGATAGTACCCGTGATAAATAAAATCGATGTAGCACCCAATACTGAGTATGCTGAATTATTGATAAAAGAGCCCGAGAAACTCGTTGAGCTAGCGAAACAAGAAGAAACAGGAGAAGGATTGCTAAGCGATTTATCTCACGAACTCACACAAATAGCCCTGAAAACGAGACAAGCACTAAGACCCGTCAAAGTATCAGCAAAAGATGGAACTGGTTTAGACGAACTCCATTACTTACTGCACGAAGTTCTCTGTGCCTGCGGAGACTTAACCTAA
- a CDS encoding 50S ribosomal protein L35ae codes for MERTGWILGYRRGPNSQYPNQVLLKIDGVNDYREASRFIGAKIVLKDKYGNVFIGKVTKIHGRKGVVRVVFEPNIPGQAIGLPVRVILPD; via the coding sequence GTGGAGAGGACTGGGTGGATACTAGGATATAGGAGAGGCCCGAACTCACAGTATCCTAACCAGGTTTTATTGAAAATAGATGGAGTAAACGACTATAGAGAAGCATCGAGATTTATTGGCGCGAAAATTGTTTTGAAGGACAAATACGGTAACGTGTTCATAGGAAAAGTAACAAAGATTCATGGTAGAAAAGGTGTTGTTAGAGTAGTTTTTGAGCCAAACATACCTGGGCAAGCGATAGGGCTTCCAGTTCGCGTAATTTTACCTGATTAG
- a CDS encoding ATP-dependent DNA ligase has translation MEFIILANTFEKIEAITSRTQMTLYLVDLFKKTPPEIIDKVIYLIQGKLWPDWMGMPELGVAEKTLIKAIALATNTRESEVQALFKKFGDLGKAAEYLKQKASSAGQQGLLAFVPAKKARLTVTKVYNTLARIALVTGEGSRDIKLKLLAGLLSDAEPKEAKYIVRFVEGRLRLGVGDATVMDALAIVYGGGAHARPIIERAYNMRADLGNIAKILATQGINAIKNIKPEVGTPIRPMLAERLSDPLEILKKTGGKAIVEYKYDGERAQIHRKGDKVWIFSRRLENITRQYPDVVEYTLKHLKSNEAIVEGEIVAYDPETGELRPFQELMHRKRKHDIHVVIKEYPVKVFLFDLLYADGEDYTNKPILERRKKLEEIIEPSDVFRIAEYIITDNPEELEKFFLKAIEDGAEGVVVKALHGQAVYQAGARGWLWIKYKRDYKSEMIDTVDLVVVGAFYGRGRRAGSYGALLMAAYNPEKDVFETVCKVGSGFTDEDLAKLPDMLKPYIIDHKHPRVVAKMEPDIWVTPALVAEIIGAELTLSPIHTCGMDKIKPGVGISIRFPRFIRWRPDKSPEDATTTQELIEMYKRQLKKIATEVKTP, from the coding sequence ATGGAGTTTATAATTCTTGCTAACACTTTCGAAAAGATAGAGGCGATCACATCTAGAACACAGATGACACTTTATCTTGTTGATTTGTTTAAGAAGACTCCTCCAGAGATCATAGACAAAGTCATTTATTTGATCCAGGGGAAGCTTTGGCCTGATTGGATGGGCATGCCTGAACTAGGTGTTGCGGAGAAGACTCTTATTAAAGCGATAGCGCTTGCAACAAATACCCGTGAATCAGAAGTACAAGCACTTTTCAAGAAATTCGGTGATCTAGGAAAAGCCGCTGAATACCTTAAACAGAAAGCTTCGAGTGCTGGGCAACAAGGGCTTCTCGCATTCGTCCCAGCAAAGAAGGCTCGATTAACAGTTACAAAGGTATACAATACACTTGCACGTATAGCCCTAGTTACTGGCGAGGGCAGTAGAGACATAAAACTGAAACTACTAGCCGGCCTCTTATCAGACGCTGAACCCAAAGAAGCAAAGTACATCGTTAGGTTCGTAGAAGGCAGGCTAAGACTTGGCGTCGGCGACGCCACTGTAATGGATGCCCTAGCAATAGTCTATGGCGGTGGAGCACATGCCAGACCCATAATCGAGAGAGCATACAATATGAGAGCAGACCTCGGTAATATAGCAAAAATACTTGCTACACAGGGAATCAACGCTATAAAGAACATAAAGCCTGAAGTAGGGACGCCCATAAGACCCATGCTCGCTGAGAGACTCAGCGACCCACTAGAGATCTTAAAGAAAACAGGCGGGAAAGCGATTGTAGAATACAAGTACGATGGAGAAAGAGCGCAAATCCACAGAAAGGGAGACAAAGTATGGATATTCTCGAGAAGACTTGAGAATATAACACGTCAGTACCCGGATGTAGTCGAATACACGTTAAAGCATTTGAAGAGCAATGAAGCTATAGTAGAGGGAGAAATAGTTGCATACGACCCAGAAACGGGTGAGCTAAGGCCTTTCCAAGAACTCATGCATAGAAAGAGGAAACATGACATACACGTAGTTATTAAGGAGTATCCCGTGAAAGTATTTCTCTTCGACCTACTCTATGCCGATGGCGAGGACTACACAAACAAGCCTATTCTTGAGAGAAGAAAGAAGCTTGAAGAAATAATTGAGCCATCGGATGTATTCAGAATAGCCGAGTACATAATAACTGACAACCCTGAGGAGCTTGAGAAATTCTTCCTTAAAGCAATAGAGGATGGAGCAGAGGGAGTTGTAGTCAAGGCCCTTCATGGCCAGGCGGTGTATCAAGCTGGTGCAAGAGGATGGCTGTGGATAAAATACAAGAGAGACTATAAGAGCGAAATGATCGACACAGTAGATCTCGTAGTAGTCGGCGCATTCTATGGTAGAGGACGTAGAGCAGGATCCTACGGGGCATTATTGATGGCAGCATACAACCCCGAGAAAGATGTCTTTGAGACCGTATGTAAGGTTGGAAGCGGTTTCACAGACGAAGACCTAGCAAAACTTCCCGATATGCTCAAACCCTACATAATAGACCATAAGCATCCCCGTGTAGTAGCGAAAATGGAGCCCGATATCTGGGTGACACCAGCTCTCGTTGCAGAAATAATTGGAGCAGAGTTAACACTGTCACCTATACACACTTGTGGCATGGATAAAATAAAGCCAGGTGTAGGCATATCGATTAGGTTCCCGAGATTCATAAGGTGGAGGCCAGATAAATCACCAGAAGATGCCACTACGACACAAGAATTGATTGAAATGTACAAGAGACAGTTGAAGAAGATAGCTACTGAAGTAAAAACACCATAG